In Papaver somniferum cultivar HN1 chromosome 1, ASM357369v1, whole genome shotgun sequence, a genomic segment contains:
- the LOC113328374 gene encoding B3 domain-containing protein Os03g0622100-like isoform X1 gives MRKFVDPDRKHHFFKVLLEGDLTRMRIPEAFYPRISKDSQSCERAVLWGPSGTHWVAKVKKSQDGIYLDKGWEVFVQVNGIQKYDFLVFRYEGSMQFSIKVFNMHGVPREECFTPDRSSPLVEERIRHGRSFDCPPVGRPSTNLRSRKRRCVELQERVQQDRDESDEDKSDEKDKSDEDEWDEDESDEGESDEDESDEDESDEDGLDEEDEDCVARTNGRKCGLSSRSRSAFFRILMRPAYLKHNYVPIPRGIRRAYFLDDVKKVIIMPSDASYDREWRIRILHTKTDMRLSKGVPDFIKKKNGLNLKAGDVCHFEIVEKRSYKLVLRVQVFRNCA, from the exons CGAATTCCTGAAGCATTCTATCCCAGAATATCCAAAGATTCTCAGTCATGTGAACGAGCAGTTCTTTGGGGTCCTAGTGGAACACATTGGGTTGCTAAAGTGAAGAAAAGTCAGGATGGCATCTACCTCGATAAAGGCTGGGAAGTATTTGTCCAAGTAAATGGCATACAAAAGTACGATTTCTTAGTTTTCCGGTATGAAGGTAGCATGCAGTTTTCTATCAaggttttcaatatgcatggGGTTCCAAGGGAAGAATGTTTCACTCCTGATCGTTCTTCTCCGTTGGTGGAGGAGAGAATTAGGCATGGAAGGTCATTTGACTGTCCACCAGTTGGAAGGCCAAGTACAAATCTGAGATCAAGAAAGAGACGCTGTGTTGAACTGCAGGAACGAGTACAACAAG ACAGGGATGAATCAGATGAAGACAAATCCGATGAAAAAGATAAGTCAGATGAAGATGAATGGGATGAAGACGAATCGGATGAAGGTGAATCAGATGAAGATGAATCAGATGAGGATGAATCAGATGAAGATGGGTTggatgaagaagatgaggattGTGTTGCACGTACAAACGGAAGAAAGTGCGGATTATCATCCAGGTCCCGTTCTGCTTTCTTCAGAATTTTAATGCGACCAGCTTATTTGAAGCATAATTATGTG CCAATCCCACGGGGCATCAGAAGAGCGTACTTCCTGGATGACGTGAAAAAAGTTATAATTATGCCTTCTGATGCTTCTTATGATCGAGAGTGGAGGATTAGAATTCTTCACACAAAGACAGACATGAGGTTAAGCAAAGGTGTTCCTGacttcataaagaagaaaaatggtttgaACTTGAAGGCAGGAGATGTGTGCCACTTTGAAATCGTTGAGAAGAGATCTTACAAGCTTGTGTTACGAGTTCAGGTTTTTCGCAACTGTGCTTGA
- the LOC113328374 gene encoding putative B3 domain-containing protein Os04g0347400 isoform X2 has translation MRKFVDPDRKHHFFKVLLEGDLTRMRIPEAFYPRISKDSQSCERAVLWGPSGTHWVAKVKKSQDGIYLDKGWEVFVQVNGIQKYDFLVFRYEGSMQFSIKVFNMHGVPREECFTPDRSSPLVEERIRHGRSFDCPPVGRPSTNLRSRKRRCVELQERVQQDRDESDEDKSDEKDKSDEDEWDEDESDEGESDEDESDEDESDEDGLDEEDEDCVARTNGRKCGLSSSQSHGASEERTSWMT, from the exons CGAATTCCTGAAGCATTCTATCCCAGAATATCCAAAGATTCTCAGTCATGTGAACGAGCAGTTCTTTGGGGTCCTAGTGGAACACATTGGGTTGCTAAAGTGAAGAAAAGTCAGGATGGCATCTACCTCGATAAAGGCTGGGAAGTATTTGTCCAAGTAAATGGCATACAAAAGTACGATTTCTTAGTTTTCCGGTATGAAGGTAGCATGCAGTTTTCTATCAaggttttcaatatgcatggGGTTCCAAGGGAAGAATGTTTCACTCCTGATCGTTCTTCTCCGTTGGTGGAGGAGAGAATTAGGCATGGAAGGTCATTTGACTGTCCACCAGTTGGAAGGCCAAGTACAAATCTGAGATCAAGAAAGAGACGCTGTGTTGAACTGCAGGAACGAGTACAACAAG ACAGGGATGAATCAGATGAAGACAAATCCGATGAAAAAGATAAGTCAGATGAAGATGAATGGGATGAAGACGAATCGGATGAAGGTGAATCAGATGAAGATGAATCAGATGAGGATGAATCAGATGAAGATGGGTTggatgaagaagatgaggattGTGTTGCACGTACAAACGGAAGAAAGTGCGGATTATCATCCAG CCAATCCCACGGGGCATCAGAAGAGCGTACTTCCTGGATGACGTGA